The genomic segment ATTGACTTCAGCGGCGGTAATACGCTGATCCCGTGGTGGTTCGGCCTCGGCAATTTCGACAATGAGCGCGAGAATATCGGCGGGTCCATCGCGCTCGACTATCGTGTGAACAACGCCACCAGCCTCTACCTGAAAGGTAGCTACAACAAGCTCGAAGATATCGAGCTTTCCAGCGGCTTCTTCATCATCGCGGATGACGATGAGCTTTACCAGGACGGCGAGTACAACCCGGAAGGCGGCACGGTCTATCAGGTGCGCAGCGAGTATGAAGAGTCTGTCTTCACCAATAGCACACTGACTGTTGGCGGCACGACGGCGATGGGCCAGTTCGTGTTCGACTATTCGCTCGGCTATGCCAGCGGCATCTTCGAAGAGCCGAACGATTACGAAGTCGCGTTCGAGTATGAGCTGTCCGGCCCCGTGCTTTACGACTATTCGCAGGAGCATTTCCCGCAACCGGTCCTGACCGCGGAAGACGAGGCGGCAATCCGCGATCCGGCGAACTTCTATCTCGGCGGCAACGATATCGACCTCGATGATTCCAAGGACGAGAAATACATCGCCCAGTTCGACACGACCTACGAGCCGGCGTCCGACTGGCTGACCTTCGTGAAGGCTGGCGGCAAGTTCCAGCGCTCGGAACACTCGCTGTTTGAGGCGAACGTGCTGGAAGCCGATGGCGACCTGGCATTGCAAGGCTCCGTGTTTGAAGGCGGCTTGCTGGACACATCGGACATTGGTTCGCCCTATGGCCAGATCCTGCGGCTGAATCCGGCTTCGGTGCGCAACTGGCGCCGTATCGGCGAGCAACTGGTGGCCGACGGTATTCTTGAAAATGAGTATGACGGCGACCCTCCGGACGAGGACAGCTACGAAGCCACCGAAGATCTCTACGCAGGTTACGTCATGGCCCGCGCGGATGTCGGCAAGTTCGAGTTCATCGGCGGGGTCCGCGTCGAATATCTCGACTTCACCACTGACGGCTTTGAAGTGATCGAGACTGAAGACGAGGAGATCGTCGCCCCGCGCAGCCGCAGCGCCGACAACACGCAAGTGCTGCCGCGCTTTCAGGTGAACTACCGCCCGTCTGACAAGCTGGTCGTGCGCGGCGCAGCGTTCACGTCGCTCGCCCGTCCGGAATTCGCATTCCTGAACGCTGCGACGGAAATCGAGATCGAGGACGACAACAGCCTTGAAGCCTTTATCGGCAACCCGGAGCTGAAGCCGGCTTATGCCTGGAACTTCGACCTTGGGGTCGAGTACTATCTCAACAGTATCGGCATGATCTCAGCCGGTGTCTTCTACAAGTCGATTGATGACTTCATCTTCACGGATGCAGCACCGGAAGGCGAGACCACGGTTCCGGAACTGGTGGAGCGCTTCCCCGGCTACAACATCGATGTGGAAACCGTGTTCAACGGCAACAAGGCTGAGGTCTACGGGATCGAACTGGCTTACATGAATCAATTCACGAACCTCGGCGGCTTCCTCGGCGGCTTCGGCGTGTACGCCAACATGACCCTGCAGGAAACCAGCGCGGATACCGGCCTCGACGGACGGGACGATGTGCCTTTCTTCAACGCACCTGACTATGTCGGCACTGTTGCGCTGACCTATCAGAAATACGGAATCGAAGGAAACCTTGCCTACACGTTCCGCGGCGACTCGCTGGAGGAACTCGGCCCTTATCTGATCGACAAATATCAGCAGTCGTACAATACGCTGGACGGCCAGCTCCGCTACGCCGTCAACGAGAAGGCCAGCGTCTATGTAAACGCCATCGATATTCTTGATGACGGGCTGGATCCGGTGGTGAACAAGACGCTTGGCAAGGGCGGACGTTATCCGGAAGATGTGACCTTCAACGGCCGGACGGTCACTTTCGGCGTCACGCTGGAATTCTGATCCTACAGCAAGGAGCACCCTCTATGCGCATCTCGAATGATCGCGGCCTTTCGAGACCTTATGTAAAACGGACTGAGGCTGCCCCGCTGGGCAGCCTCATTTCCCGCCGGGCCATGCTTCTGGGTATGGGCGCTGGTGTGGCTGGGCTCGCCGCCTGTCGCTCTGTGCCCGGCCCACCCGGCGACACAGCAAGCCCCTCCAGCCTTGGCTTCGAAGAAATCAAGCTGTTGCGTACGCCCGGCGAAGTGATGCCGCCAGGCTACCAGTCTGATTTCATCATCCGTTGGGGCGACGCCTTGTTTGAAGGCGTCCCGGATTTTGATCCGCAGACCCTGACCGCCGCCGATGCGGAACAGCGCTTCGGCATCAACAATGATTTCCTCGCCTTCCTGCCAATCGAAGGCGAACCGAACCGTGGCTTGCTGTGGGCCAATCACGAATACCCGAACCCGCACCTGATGTGGCCCGGACTGACCGAAGCCAATATGGCCAGGACAATGACCGCCACCCAGGTGGAGGTGACCATGGCCAGCGTCGGCGGGTCGGTCGTCGAACTCGCCCGCGAGCGCGGCGTATGGACCCCCGTACTCAGCCGCCGTTACAATCGGCGTATAACGGCCAGCACACCCATGCGCATTTCCGGCCCGGCTGCGGGACATGAGAAGATGCGCACAGGGTATGATCCAACCGGCACGAAAGCGCTCGGCACCCTCTCCAACTGCAATGGAGGCGTGACCCCATGGGGCACGATCCTCACCTGCGAAGAAGGCGCAGCGTGGATATTCAGCGGCAGCCCGGCTGGCTTGCCAGATGAAGCCCTGCTGAAGCGCTATTATTACGATGAACCGGAAAATGACCGTTGGAGTTGGTCACGCGTCGCACCGCGTTTCTCTCTCGCGAATGAACCCAATGAACCGAACCGGTTTGAGTGGGTGGTGGAGATCGATCCGTCTGACCCGGACTCCACGCCGGTTAAACGCACCGCGCTGGGCCGGTTCGCGCATGAAGGCGCCAGCACGACCCTGGCGCCGGATGGACGCGTCGTCGTCTATCTTGGGGACGATTGGGAATTCGAATACTGCTACCGTTTCGTCAGCACACATCCTGTCCGGCCGGGCGGAGCAAAAGCCAACCGGGATATCCTGGACGAGGGCGTGCTGTCTGTCGCCAGGTTCAGTGAAGATGGCCGCCTCGAATGGGTGCCCCTGATCTTCGGCGAAGGGCCTTTGACGCCGGATAACGGGTTTCACTCCCAGGCCGATGTTCTGATCAACACACGGGGCGCGGCAGACCTTCTGGGTGCAACACCGATGGACTCCCCGGAAGGCTTTTCGCCGAACCCGGTGACCGGGACAGTCATCATTGCGCTCTCCAGCAACGCCTACCGGGAAGAGACGGACGCCGCAAATCCACGCGCACACAACCGGTATGGGCACTTGCTGGAACTGGCACCCCCCGTAACAGCAGATGGCCCCGACCATGCTGCCGACGTATTCTTATGGGAGGTGCTGGCACTTTGCGGCGACCCGGAGGACCCGGCGCTGCAGGCACGCTATCATCCGGACACAAGCGCCAGCGGATGGTTTACCGATCCGGACAATATCGGCTTCGACATGCGGGGCCGGCTTTGGGTCTGTACCGACGGCGTGCAGCCCACCGGGCATGACGGGCTTTACGCCATGGATTTGAAGGGTGACGGCCGGGCCCTGCCCAAGCTGTTCTACGCCCCTCCTGCCGGCGCCGAATGCTGCAGCCCGACCTTTGTTGATGCTGGCCGCACGCTCTTCCTGGGCGTCCAGCATCCCGGTGAGGGCGCAAAGTCGCTGTCAGACGTGCCGACACTCTGGCCCGACTTTGACCCTGCAATGCCCCCGAGGCCTTCCATTGTCGCGATTACGCGTCGGGATGGCGATATAGTGGGAAGCTGACAGTATCTGCGTGTTGCCGACGAAATTGACTCCCATTCGGCTACAGTTTCTGAATCGGGCAACGCTCAAAGAGACCCAGCTGAAAGTTTCATTAGGGCCAATCCCGGTCACCGACACGACCTCAGCCGAATGTCTTTTTTTGCGCCTATTCAGTCTGATCAAGCCAGGCCTGGCCTGCGTCGATCGATTGTGAGCTGATGGCGAGGATGAGTGATCGCAACCGGATCAAGCACGCTGTCCACAATGCGTATGCTGGCGTCAAGACGGTCTCGGGAGAGGTCGCAGAGTAGGTAACCGTTGTGCCGGTTCTCGAAATAGAAGGGGTGGCCGAGGCTCTGGTAGAAATCGCTCTCTGCGGCATGGCGTTGGTCACCGCCGCCGCCCGAGGAAATGGCACCAACTACCAGTTCGCTTGCGAACGGCTCTGCGCCCGGCACGTCTGACAGGCCGCTCGCATAGAAGGCGTGGATGTCGCCGCCGAGGAAAACCGTGCCGGGCAGGCCCTTCGATTTCACCAGGTCGAACAGGCGCGCGCGGGCCGCCGGATAGGCGGTCCAGCGATCCGAGCTGTAATGGGGCGCGCCCTCGATTGTACGCAGATAGGAGGTCATCTGTGTCGTCTGAGTGATGAAGTTCCAGGCCGCGCCTGAGACGCCGAAACCGCGGCCCAGCCAGGTTTCCTGCGGCTCGCCCAGCATTGTGCGGGCGGGATCTGAGGCATCGCAGGTGACCCAACCGGGTGTTTCGCCACCCGGGCCCCGGCAGGGGTGATCTGAACGATACTGGCGCGTGTCGAGCAGGTCGAACTGTGCGAGGTCACCGAAGACGGCGCGTTGGTAGAGTTGCATCGCTCCGTCGGGGCCTGGGCGAGCTCGCCGGCGGATGGGCATGTGCTCATAATAGGCCTGATAGGCGGCGCGGCGGCGGGCCGCCCAGCTTGTCGCGGTGTGGCCCTCCGGCGTATGCCCATCGCGGTAATCGTTCAGCACTTCATGATCGTCCCAGATGACGAGCCAGGGCGCGACAGCGTGGGCGGCCTGCAGGTGTGGGTCGGTTTTGACTGCTGCGTGATAGGCGCGATAGCTCTTCAGGTCATTGGCTTCCGGCGCTGGCATACGTCGGACCGGCATGGTCCAGGGAGTTTCATAAATATAGTCGCCGACATGAAGGATGAGGTCGGGCGCCTGCTCGGCCATGTCGCGGTATGCACCATAATAGCCGACCGAATAGCTCTGGCAGCTGGCCACGGCGAAGCGTAACCGGTCCAGAGGGGAGCCGATGAACGGCGAGGTGCGCGTACGGCCTGTGGGGCTGACAGCGTCGCCGGTGTGGAACCGATAGAAATAGTCTCTCCCGGCCCGGAGACCACCAACTTCCACATGAACGCTGTGCGCCATTGCGGGGCGCGCAAGCGCGCGACCGGACTGGGCGATGCGGCTGAAATCCTCGGTCTCGCTGACCTCCCAGCCCACAGCGATATCGCCCTGCAGCACGTCATCCTCGAACGGCGCAGGCGCAAGCCGGGTCCAGAGTACGAATCCATCGGCCAGCGGATCGCCGGAGGCAACGCCCAGTGTGAAAGGATAGGCATCGAAGCGCGTTCGTCCTGCCGGGAGGCTCTGGCAGCCTGCGAGAAAGAGCCCTGATGACAGGGCCGATCTGAGAAGCCAGCGGCGGTCGAAGTTCTGGGACATGGCGCGGTCCTTTTGATGTCGGTGAGAGGCGGGCCGGAGCCCGCCCCTCCGGAGGGGGGAATCTCCTGATTGAAGATCAGTAGGAGGCGGTCAGGCGCACGCCGTAAAGACGGGGCGGGCCAAGCACTTCCGCGTCGACGATAAAGTTCGACGGGATCTGGACATATTCCTCATCGAATAGGTTCGAGCCGAACAGCTCCACCTGCCAGCGATCGTCGGCGCTGCGCAGGCCGACAACGGCGTTGAACAGGCCATATTCCTCGACACTGAGGTCAGGCTCGTTTCCGGCACCGGAGAAGTACTGGCCAGTCCAGCCATAATTGGCGTTGGCAAATAATTCCGTCTTGCCATCTAGGACCGGGTACCATCCCTGGGCGGCGATGGAGTACTGGTTCTCGGGCGAATTGCCGAGGCGGTTTCCGGTATTGCCGGCCGATCCCGGGATTTCAAAGCTGTTAAACTCGGTGTTGAGATAGCCATAGGTGGCGTCGATGCTGAAATAGTCGCTGAGCTGCCAGCCGGCTTCGAACTCGATGCCCTGGATCGTGGCGTCGGCGGCGTTCTCCACCGTGCCGAAGAAGGTGAGGCGGTTGAACACGAATTCCTGCTTGCCCTCATAGCTCTGGTCGAAAGCGGTGACATTGAGATATCCGCGCCCATCAGCGAACACAGTGCGCGCGCCGATCTCAAAGGATTTGATCTTTTCTTCGTCGAAGGGCTGCTCGAATTCCGCCAGACTGTCATCGGTGGTGTTGAAGCCACCAGCGGTGAAGCCCTCGGAGTAAGAGCCGTAGAGGGTCAGGTTATCATTCGGGCGCCAGGTGAGCACCGCCCGCGGGGTGACGGCATCGAAATCCTTGCTCAGCCCCTGAGCGTTGAAGTTGGCGCTGGCATTGTTGAGGTTGCGATAATCGAGTGAGCCGGTCCGCTCCTCGAAAGTGTAGCGCAGGCCGCCGGAGAGTTCGAGCGTGGGCGTCAATTCGTA from the uncultured Hyphomonas sp. genome contains:
- a CDS encoding TonB-dependent receptor; translated protein: MAQGLTGSKFGHALRASACALSTISLVAVGALALPAAAQEQQAGQISGRVTNEGTNAPLTGAQLVLVETGAETATRDGGAFDLRNVPAGDYTLKVSYIGLADFMVPVRVDGGQTVNLNIAVPDHMTLDRITVVGQRAAQASALNQQRVAANLSNVVSSDQAGRFPDANAAEALQRVPGIAINREEKGGEGRYISIRGLDSGLNNFKLNGINVAQTDKESRRVPLDVVQADALSKIVVNKTLLPDMDGEGIGGSVELETGSAFDLSERLIRVKLEGNYNDFARKLGGKVAATYGDTFGAEDQFGVLLSGTYNKRHTLGYNNLQDEEYIPFFEQDEGEPIDFSGGNTLIPWWFGLGNFDNERENIGGSIALDYRVNNATSLYLKGSYNKLEDIELSSGFFIIADDDELYQDGEYNPEGGTVYQVRSEYEESVFTNSTLTVGGTTAMGQFVFDYSLGYASGIFEEPNDYEVAFEYELSGPVLYDYSQEHFPQPVLTAEDEAAIRDPANFYLGGNDIDLDDSKDEKYIAQFDTTYEPASDWLTFVKAGGKFQRSEHSLFEANVLEADGDLALQGSVFEGGLLDTSDIGSPYGQILRLNPASVRNWRRIGEQLVADGILENEYDGDPPDEDSYEATEDLYAGYVMARADVGKFEFIGGVRVEYLDFTTDGFEVIETEDEEIVAPRSRSADNTQVLPRFQVNYRPSDKLVVRGAAFTSLARPEFAFLNAATEIEIEDDNSLEAFIGNPELKPAYAWNFDLGVEYYLNSIGMISAGVFYKSIDDFIFTDAAPEGETTVPELVERFPGYNIDVETVFNGNKAEVYGIELAYMNQFTNLGGFLGGFGVYANMTLQETSADTGLDGRDDVPFFNAPDYVGTVALTYQKYGIEGNLAYTFRGDSLEELGPYLIDKYQQSYNTLDGQLRYAVNEKASVYVNAIDILDDGLDPVVNKTLGKGGRYPEDVTFNGRTVTFGVTLEF
- a CDS encoding PhoX family phosphatase, whose amino-acid sequence is MRISNDRGLSRPYVKRTEAAPLGSLISRRAMLLGMGAGVAGLAACRSVPGPPGDTASPSSLGFEEIKLLRTPGEVMPPGYQSDFIIRWGDALFEGVPDFDPQTLTAADAEQRFGINNDFLAFLPIEGEPNRGLLWANHEYPNPHLMWPGLTEANMARTMTATQVEVTMASVGGSVVELARERGVWTPVLSRRYNRRITASTPMRISGPAAGHEKMRTGYDPTGTKALGTLSNCNGGVTPWGTILTCEEGAAWIFSGSPAGLPDEALLKRYYYDEPENDRWSWSRVAPRFSLANEPNEPNRFEWVVEIDPSDPDSTPVKRTALGRFAHEGASTTLAPDGRVVVYLGDDWEFEYCYRFVSTHPVRPGGAKANRDILDEGVLSVARFSEDGRLEWVPLIFGEGPLTPDNGFHSQADVLINTRGAADLLGATPMDSPEGFSPNPVTGTVIIALSSNAYREETDAANPRAHNRYGHLLELAPPVTADGPDHAADVFLWEVLALCGDPEDPALQARYHPDTSASGWFTDPDNIGFDMRGRLWVCTDGVQPTGHDGLYAMDLKGDGRALPKLFYAPPAGAECCSPTFVDAGRTLFLGVQHPGEGAKSLSDVPTLWPDFDPAMPPRPSIVAITRRDGDIVGS
- a CDS encoding alkaline phosphatase D family protein encodes the protein MSQNFDRRWLLRSALSSGLFLAGCQSLPAGRTRFDAYPFTLGVASGDPLADGFVLWTRLAPAPFEDDVLQGDIAVGWEVSETEDFSRIAQSGRALARPAMAHSVHVEVGGLRAGRDYFYRFHTGDAVSPTGRTRTSPFIGSPLDRLRFAVASCQSYSVGYYGAYRDMAEQAPDLILHVGDYIYETPWTMPVRRMPAPEANDLKSYRAYHAAVKTDPHLQAAHAVAPWLVIWDDHEVLNDYRDGHTPEGHTATSWAARRRAAYQAYYEHMPIRRRARPGPDGAMQLYQRAVFGDLAQFDLLDTRQYRSDHPCRGPGGETPGWVTCDASDPARTMLGEPQETWLGRGFGVSGAAWNFITQTTQMTSYLRTIEGAPHYSSDRWTAYPAARARLFDLVKSKGLPGTVFLGGDIHAFYASGLSDVPGAEPFASELVVGAISSGGGGDQRHAAESDFYQSLGHPFYFENRHNGYLLCDLSRDRLDASIRIVDSVLDPVAITHPRHQLTIDRRRPGLA